A stretch of the Haloplanus aerogenes genome encodes the following:
- a CDS encoding complex I subunit 4 family protein: protein MIIEALIAVTFAASIAVLLAPDRVAGRLAAALSLLPVIGSLYMWSRFDATGNALMGGDIAFETMVPWLELGGYTLNWHVGVDGIGLPLVVLTTLLSTLAIVSAWTPIDDRQSQFYGLMLFMEANLLGVFTALDFFVWFVFWEAVLLPMYFLIGVWGGPRRKYAAIKFFVYTNIASLAMFIGFIALVFGLGDSVSSLDMPAIAQALRAGELGSLYGIPAATLQSVAFVAMFLGFAVKVPIVPFHTWLPDAHVEAPSPVSVMLAGVLLKMGTYALLRFNFTMMPETATAFAVPIALIAVISVIYGAMLALAQQDLKRIVAYSSVSSMGYVILGLIAYTTYGVGGATFQMIAHGLISGLMFMSVGVIYNATHTRMVGDMSGMADRMPVTTGILVAGAFGYMGLPLMAGFAGEFFIFKGAFESTVTGAMPLFTAAAMFGIVIVAGYLLFAMQRTLFGAFRLETDYEVGPAALHETVPLAILLVTIIVLGVAPDLFFGMIQDAVNPLLEFGGELA, encoded by the coding sequence ATGATTATCGAAGCACTGATCGCCGTTACGTTCGCCGCCTCGATCGCGGTGTTGCTCGCTCCCGACCGGGTGGCCGGCCGCCTCGCGGCGGCGCTGAGTCTGCTCCCCGTCATCGGGAGCCTCTACATGTGGAGTCGGTTCGACGCGACTGGCAACGCCCTCATGGGCGGCGACATCGCGTTCGAGACGATGGTGCCGTGGCTGGAACTCGGCGGCTACACGCTCAACTGGCACGTCGGCGTCGACGGCATCGGCCTGCCGCTGGTCGTGTTGACGACGCTCCTCTCGACGCTCGCCATCGTGAGCGCGTGGACGCCCATCGACGACCGCCAGTCCCAGTTCTACGGCCTGATGCTGTTCATGGAGGCGAACCTGCTCGGCGTCTTCACGGCGCTCGACTTCTTCGTCTGGTTCGTCTTCTGGGAGGCCGTCCTCCTGCCGATGTACTTCCTCATCGGCGTCTGGGGCGGCCCCCGACGGAAGTACGCCGCGATCAAGTTCTTCGTCTACACCAACATCGCGTCGCTGGCGATGTTCATCGGCTTCATCGCGCTGGTGTTCGGTCTCGGCGACTCGGTGTCGTCGCTGGACATGCCGGCTATCGCGCAGGCGCTCCGGGCGGGCGAACTCGGATCGCTGTACGGCATCCCCGCCGCGACGCTCCAGAGCGTCGCCTTCGTGGCGATGTTCCTCGGCTTCGCGGTGAAGGTTCCCATCGTCCCCTTCCACACCTGGCTCCCGGACGCCCACGTCGAGGCGCCGTCGCCGGTGTCGGTGATGCTGGCGGGCGTCCTCCTGAAGATGGGGACCTACGCCCTGCTCCGGTTCAACTTCACCATGATGCCGGAGACGGCGACGGCCTTCGCCGTCCCCATCGCGCTGATCGCCGTCATCAGCGTCATCTATGGCGCGATGCTCGCACTGGCCCAGCAGGACCTCAAGCGCATCGTTGCCTACTCGTCCGTGTCGTCGATGGGCTACGTCATCCTCGGACTGATCGCCTACACCACCTACGGCGTCGGTGGGGCGACGTTCCAGATGATCGCTCACGGCCTCATCTCGGGGCTGATGTTCATGTCGGTCGGCGTCATCTACAACGCCACCCACACGCGGATGGTGGGCGACATGTCCGGCATGGCCGACCGGATGCCGGTCACCACCGGCATCCTCGTCGCCGGCGCGTTCGGCTACATGGGCCTGCCCCTGATGGCCGGCTTCGCCGGTGAGTTCTTCATCTTCAAGGGCGCCTTCGAGTCGACGGTGACGGGCGCCATGCCCCTCTTCACCGCCGCCGCGATGTTCGGCATCGTCATCGTCGCCGGCTACCTGCTATTCGCGATGCAGCGGACGCTGTTCGGGGCGTTCCGCCTCGAAACCGACTACGAGGTCGGTCCGGCCGCGCTCCACGAGACGGTGCCGCTGGCCATCCTGCTGGTGACGATCATCGTCCTGGGGGTCGCCCCCGACCTCTTCTTCGGGATGATCCAAGATGCGGTCAATCCCCTCCTCGAATTCGGAGGTGAACTCGCGTGA
- the nuoL gene encoding NADH-quinone oxidoreductase subunit L has protein sequence MAAFDYAPAIVLLPFLSFLVSLGGGKYLPKGGAFGGIAATAGSLLLSAWVFLTVSAGNAYNETLYTWAAGAGEETVSLTFGLLLDPLAAMMLLIVSLVSLLVHVFSLGYMNDEGETGLPRYYAGLGLFTASMLGFVVADNLLMAFMFFELVGLCSYLLIGFWFRQEGPPSAAKKAFLVTRFGDYFFLVGVVAVFATFGTAKFAGEGAFPVLAEEALNGAAEVTTFGFAPETWFTIVGLLILGGVIGKSAQFPLHTWLPDAMEGPTPVSALIHAATMVAAGVYLVARMYGFYALSPTALGIIALVGGFTALVAATMGVVKQELKQVLAYSTISQYGYMMLGLGAGGYVAATFHLLTHAFFKALLFLGAGAVIIAMHHDENMWNMGGLKERMPVTYYTFLSGSLALAGIVPFAGFWSKDEVLYEALVHGLGGSPLLLAGYAMGLVAVFFTGFYTFRMVFLTFHGEPRTDIARDPHGVRWNVKGPLVVLGILAATIGFVNMVPVQDLTGIHLEYLHDWLAHGEISGVTAEHYGELLHDYAHYTSADVASYVAGAVSLALALAGAGAAHVLYNVPDPDEHTEKLGAVKTVWYNNYYQDEYQVWIAESVVLPIARLADKFDQGVVDGVVNGVSSVSLFAGSRIRRVQTGVVTNYAVLLTLGLTALLVVFGLMGGWFA, from the coding sequence ATGGCTGCATTCGACTACGCACCCGCGATCGTTCTGCTTCCGTTCCTCTCCTTCCTCGTATCGCTGGGCGGCGGGAAGTACCTGCCCAAGGGCGGCGCGTTCGGCGGTATCGCCGCCACCGCCGGCTCCCTGCTCCTCTCGGCGTGGGTCTTCCTGACCGTCAGTGCGGGTAACGCCTACAACGAGACGCTCTACACGTGGGCGGCCGGCGCGGGCGAGGAGACCGTCTCGCTCACCTTCGGCCTCCTGCTCGACCCGCTGGCGGCGATGATGCTGCTCATCGTCTCGCTGGTCTCGCTACTGGTCCACGTGTTCAGCCTCGGCTACATGAACGACGAGGGCGAGACGGGGTTGCCGCGCTACTACGCCGGCCTCGGCCTCTTCACCGCGTCCATGCTCGGGTTCGTCGTCGCCGACAACCTGCTCATGGCGTTCATGTTCTTCGAACTCGTCGGCCTCTGTTCGTACCTCCTGATCGGCTTCTGGTTCCGTCAGGAAGGACCGCCGAGCGCCGCGAAGAAGGCGTTCCTCGTCACCCGCTTCGGTGACTACTTCTTCCTCGTCGGCGTCGTCGCCGTCTTCGCCACCTTCGGCACCGCGAAGTTCGCGGGCGAAGGGGCGTTCCCGGTGCTCGCCGAGGAGGCACTCAACGGCGCGGCCGAGGTGACCACCTTCGGCTTCGCGCCCGAGACGTGGTTCACCATCGTCGGCCTCCTGATCCTCGGCGGCGTCATCGGGAAGTCCGCGCAGTTCCCGCTGCACACGTGGCTCCCCGACGCGATGGAGGGTCCGACGCCCGTCTCCGCGCTCATCCACGCCGCGACGATGGTTGCGGCCGGCGTCTACCTCGTCGCGCGGATGTACGGCTTCTACGCGCTCTCGCCGACGGCACTGGGCATCATCGCCCTCGTCGGCGGCTTCACCGCCCTCGTCGCCGCGACGATGGGCGTCGTCAAGCAGGAACTCAAGCAGGTGCTCGCCTACTCCACCATCTCGCAGTACGGCTACATGATGCTGGGGCTGGGCGCCGGCGGCTACGTCGCCGCCACCTTCCACCTGCTCACCCACGCCTTCTTCAAGGCGCTCCTGTTCCTCGGCGCCGGCGCGGTCATCATCGCGATGCACCACGACGAAAACATGTGGAACATGGGCGGGCTCAAAGAACGGATGCCCGTTACCTACTACACCTTCCTCTCCGGCTCCCTCGCGCTCGCGGGCATCGTCCCGTTCGCGGGCTTCTGGTCGAAGGACGAGGTGCTGTACGAGGCGCTCGTCCACGGCCTCGGCGGCTCGCCGCTCCTCCTCGCGGGCTACGCGATGGGGCTGGTGGCCGTCTTCTTCACCGGGTTCTACACCTTCCGGATGGTGTTCCTGACCTTCCACGGCGAACCCCGGACCGACATCGCTCGGGACCCCCACGGGGTGCGCTGGAACGTGAAGGGGCCGCTCGTGGTGCTGGGCATCCTCGCGGCCACCATCGGCTTCGTCAACATGGTGCCGGTGCAGGATCTGACGGGGATCCACCTCGAATACCTGCACGACTGGCTCGCCCACGGCGAGATTTCGGGCGTGACCGCCGAACACTACGGTGAACTGCTCCACGACTACGCGCACTACACGTCGGCTGACGTGGCGTCGTACGTCGCTGGCGCGGTGTCGCTCGCCCTCGCCCTCGCGGGTGCGGGCGCGGCCCACGTCCTCTACAACGTCCCCGACCCGGACGAACACACGGAGAAACTCGGCGCGGTCAAAACGGTCTGGTACAACAACTACTACCAGGACGAGTACCAGGTCTGGATCGCCGAGTCGGTCGTTCTACCGATCGCTCGCTTGGCCGATAAGTTCGATCAGGGCGTCGTCGACGGCGTCGTCAACGGCGTCTCCAGCGTGAGCCTGTTCGCCGGGAGCCGTATCCGGCGCGTGCAGACCGGTGTCGTGACCAACTACGCCGTGCTCCTCACCCTCGGGCTGACGGCGTTGCTCGTCGTCTTCGGACTGATGGGAGGGTGGTTCGCATGA
- the nuoK gene encoding NADH-quinone oxidoreductase subunit NuoK, with product MVPVQWYLLLAAAVFCIGLFGILTRQNALLFLMSVELMLNAANINLVAFSAYWGNVTGQTFSLFTMALAAAEVAVGIGIILVLYRNFGDVDVTLAKEMRW from the coding sequence ATGGTTCCGGTTCAGTGGTACCTCCTGCTGGCCGCGGCCGTGTTCTGTATCGGCCTCTTTGGCATCCTGACCCGGCAGAACGCGCTGCTGTTCCTGATGTCGGTCGAACTCATGCTGAACGCGGCCAACATCAACCTCGTGGCCTTCTCGGCCTACTGGGGCAACGTCACCGGCCAGACGTTCAGCCTGTTCACGATGGCGCTCGCCGCCGCCGAAGTCGCCGTCGGCATCGGGATCATCCTCGTGCTGTACCGCAACTTCGGCGACGTCGACGTGACGCTGGCAAAGGAGATGAGGTGGTAA